A region of the Mycobacteriales bacterium genome:
GTGGCGACCAGCGGCCGCACCTACGTCGCCTGCGTCACCCACGCCTCCGTCGGCAGCTGGCTCACCTACGACGCCGCGAGCGGCGAGTGGAGCGACGAGGACAGCGCCTGCGCGTGAGCGCCACGGTCAGACCGGCGTGCCCTCCGCGATGTGGCGGCGACCACGGGCGTCGAGCAGCAGCGGGATGACCGGCTCGGCGGCCTGGCCCATCTCGATGCGCACCGACGACCCCGACGGCTTGGTGCGGATGCCGTGCAATCTGAGTACGTCGGCGATCTCGGCCACCTCGCCCTTGGACATGACGTACGCCGAGGGCGGTGGGTCGACGACCTGCCCGGCGGTCGGCGGCGTGTTGTCGGCGCCCCCGAAGTAGACCGGCGCCGAGCGCTTCGCGCCCTCGCTCTTCTTGCGGCCCGGCGCGCCCTCGGTGACGAAGCGGGCGATCGCGCCCTGGTCGCGCATGAAGCGCAGGGTGTCGCGGGTGACCTGGGTCTGCGAGGCGACCCGGCGCAGGTTGAGCGTCGGCTCGCTCATGACCTCCCCGGGCCCGTTGCGCGGGTCGGCCGACACCGCGGACTCCACCAGGATGCCCAGGGCGTGGCGCAGCCCGACGGCGTTGCGGCAGATCCCCTCGTCCTCGTCACCGGCGGTCTGGGTGACCTCCTGCGGTCCGACCTTGTAGAGGCCGTACTCGTCGGCGGTGTAGCCGGCCGCGATCGCGCCCTTGCCGATGTACTCCTTGGCCAGGGTGCGTGACAGGTCGCGCACGCCCGCGTCGACGTTGAGGTTGCGTGGCCAGAGGTAGAGGATCTCGTCGTCGTAGAGGACCGGCACCGACGGGCCGTACTCGTGCAGGTCGAGCACCACGTCGGGGCCGAGGTCGCGCAGGACCGCGGCGATGGCGCGGCTCTCCGCGACCGACAGCGTCAGGTGGTCGCGGTTGATGTCGACGCCCTCGGAGTTCTCCCGGGTGTTGGCCGCGCGGCCGTCGGGGTTGGCGCTCGGCACGACGAGCACGGTCTGCTCGGCGAGCTGCGACAGCAGCACCTTGTCGTCGGTGAAGGCGAGGTCACGCAGCAGGGCGAGACCGGTCTCGCGACCGGCCGGCTCGTTGCCGTGCTGGCTGCCGACGAACATCGACGTCGGCTTCTTCGTCGAGCCGGGCTTGGGGTTGCCGAGGGTCACGAGGTGCAGCGGCCTGCCCTCGGCGGTTGTGCCGATGACCTCGAGCCGCACCCGCTTCGACTTCTTCGCGACCTCCTTGAGGAAGGCCACCTCCTCGTCGTGCGTCGTCCACGAGGCGCCACCGCGCTTCTCGAACCCGGTCCGGGGCGCGGACGCAGGGACACCCGCGAGCGAGCTCGAGGCGGCTGCGGGGACGACGAGGGCACTGCCCGCGAGGGCGAGGAACTGGCGGCGGTCCATGCCTGCACACTTCGCCGCGCGCGCCGTGCCTCCTGCCGGGAGATCAGGCGGGCAGCGTCACAGGGACAGTGACGGTCGCGGGCGCCTCGTCGCGGCGCTTCACGACCGCGATGGCCAGCAGCGCCAGGGCCGCGACCGCGAGGTCGAAGGGGTACTCGGGCCGCAGCACCTCGCTGCCGCCGGGCCGGACGAGGACGGCCAGCACCAGGGTCGTCCACACCATCGCGGTCGTCGTGCGCACCCCCGCGCCACCGACGGCGACGAGGGCGAGACCGGGCAGGAGGTACCACGGGTGGAAGACCGGCCCGAGGACCGCCACGGCCACCATCGCGAGGCCGCAGCGCAGCAGGACCTGGTCGGCGCTGACGACGCGGCGCAGCAGCAGCAGGACGCACAGCCACGCGGCCAGCGCGAGGGCCGCGAGATGGACCAACGACTCGGCCCGGTCACCGGCGCGCAGCCCACCGACCCAGGCCGCGACCTCGCCGACGGGGGTGCCGATCATGCTGGTCACCGAGAGCCGCGAGCCGTGCGAGGTCGACTCGCCGATCGCGGTCAGCCAGGTGAAGCCGTAGCCCGACAGCACCGACAGAGCGGTGAGCACCGACGTGCCCACCGCACCGACGGCGACGAAGGCGCCGAGCAGGGTGCGGACGTGACCGGGGGCGTGGCGGGTGGCGTGACCAGGGGCGTCGGCCTGGCGGCGGTGCAGGACCCACAGCACCGCGACGAAGGGCAGTGCCACGACCGCAGTGACCTTGACCGCCGCGGCCAGCGCGATCACCCCGGCGCCGAGCAGCGGGTGGCGACCGAGGGCCAGCGCGAAGCCGGCCAGGACGAGCGGGACGATGAGGACCTCGTTGTGCAGCCCGCCGAGCAGGTGCACGAGCACGAGGGGGTTGAGCAGCGCGAGCCAGGTCGCGCGCGCCGGGTCGACCCCGACGCTGCGCGCAAGCCGCCGCACCAGCACGGCCAGGGCCACGAGCGAGACCACGGCCAGCAGGCGCATCACCGCGACGCCGACGAGCACCCCGCCGCCGCTGACCCGGCTGACCTCCTCGGCGATGATGAGGAAGCCGGGGCCGTAGGGAGCGGGGGTCAGCCACCAGGTGGTGCTGACGGCGTCGAGCAGCGGACCGGGGAGGTAGGCCGGACCCTGCGTGTAGGGGTCGAGGCCGGACAGCGCGAGCTGCCCCTGCGCGAGGTAGCTGTAGACGTCGCGGCTGGCGAGCGGCAGACCGACGAGCAGCGGTGCGCCCCACAGCGCCCCGACCCGCCACAGCCAGGCGGTGGGCGGCGCGTCGTGCGGCGTCATCCGCCGGCCGAGCCGCAGCCAGGCGGTCACGAGGACGACGATCCCGACGTAGAACACGACGGTCGACAGCGTGCGACCAGGGTGGGTCATGCGCAGCCAGCCGAGCACCGGCACGTCGTCGAGCGGGCCCGGCGCGCGGTAGGGACCGCGGGCCCAGGAGGCGAGCGACAGCAGCACGGTGCCGAGCAGCCCCAGGCGTATGACGGGGTCGGTGCGCAGTCGGGCCGGGCGCAACGCGAGGCGCTCGACGTCGACGGCGGCAGAGGGACTGGCGGCGGTCACGGGGCACCTCCTCGCGGGCAGACAGACGGTCAGGACACGGGCACATGCCCGTCGAGTGTCCCCCAGCCCACCCCGCACCGTCTGCGGCCGCGACCGGTGACCTCGCTCACCCGGTACGGACCTGGGATCAGGGGCAGGCGGCGTCGGCGCGCAACCGGAGCCGGCTGGCGATCCGGTACGTGCCCGTCTGGGCGGCGTCGAACCTCGTCCAGCGCCCCTTGGGCGCGAGGCAGCCGTCGCCTCCCTCGAGGGTGAGCCACCGGCTGTGCTGGACCTTCACGTCGTAGCTGCCCGGCGCCTCGACCCGCACCGTCACGCCGGTGCTGTCGAGCGAGACGACCGTGGCGGTGCTCACCGACGGGCGGCCCGCGACCTCGTAGAGCACCCAGTCGGCGTTGCGCCACACCTCGGTGAGGTAGGGCAGCCCGGCGCGCACGAGCGCCGCCTCCGCGCGCCCGACCCAGGACGGCTCGACCCCGGCGACCGCGACGTGCTGCACGCCGTTGTCCTCGAGCCACACGCGGTAGGTGGTCGCGTCGAGGGTCCCGTCGAAGAACAGCGGGTGCCGCTCGGTGTCGGCCTGCCGCAGCCAGCCGCGCGCGAGCGGCTGCGACAGCGCGACGTGGACCGCCTCCCAGTAGTGCCGGGTCGGGGGGATCTCGAGCCGCCCGGTCGGCGCTCGGCGGTCCAGCTCGGCGACGAGCGGCGCGCTGTAGGCGGCCTGCGCGATGGGGCTGCCCCGCGTCTCGTAGTCGCCGCGGATCACCGGCGGTTGGTAGGCCGTGAGCAGCACCGCCGCGACGGTCGCGACGGTCAGGCCGCGTCGGCTGGTCGCGAGCACGACCGGCACGGCGAAGACCACGGCGAGCCGGGTGGCGTTGAGCCCGACGGGGGTGTGCACGGCGTACGCCGCGAGGTTGCCCGCGAGGCTGAGCAGCGCGCCGGCGCGGACGACCCGGTGGCGGGTCAGCAGGGCCGCCCCTGCCGACAGGACCATCGCGTGCGAGGCGTCGCGCCAGCTCATGGTGTTGTAGCCGCCCTGCCCGAACAGCCCGGCGGTGACCACGAGCGGCAGCGCCGCCGCCGCTCCGAGCCACAGGCCCTCTCGGCGCTTGCCCGTCAGCAGCAGGGCCGCGCCGGCCAGCCCGACGAACAGCCCGGCGACCGGGCTGGCGGCGCTGGACAGCACCGCCAGGACGACGGCGGCGCGGGTCCACTCGCGGGCCAGCGCCGCGAGAGCGCCGAGGCCGATCGCCAGCCCGACGGCGTAGGTGATGCGCCCGCTGACGAGGTTGCCGTGGACGAACAGGGTGCCGACGACCGCACCGGTCACCGGCCTGCGGACGCGGGTGCGGGCCAGCAGCGCGGCGAAGAGCACCGAGGCGGCGGCGGAGGCGAGCACACCGGTCGGGCGGGCACCGAGCAGCGCGGTCAGGTGCTGCGCACCCAGGCTGTAGCCGAGCTGCTGCGTCCCGGCGTACCAGCGGAAGTCCACCGGGGCGAGCCCGCCGACCTCGGCGAAGTCGGCGCGCGCGACTGCGGCCGACAGGTCGGTGCCCATCGGGTCGGCGAGCAGGTAGAGGCTACCGAGCAGGGCCGACAGCAGTCCCGCGAGCAGGACCGCCAGCCGGACCGGGCCGGTGCCCGCGGTCTCAGGCAGCGGGCTTCTTCCGCGGGGCGCGCGGCGCCCTCGTCGACGTGGACGCCTTCGGGGCGGGGGTGGGCGCGCCCTCGGCCGCGGGCCCGCCCGCGGGGTCACCGAGGAAGTCGAGCAACGTCGAGGCGACGACCTCGGGGGCCTCCTCCACGACGAAGTGGCCGGCGCCGGGGATCGTCACGACGACGCACTCGGGGCCGAGGTCGCGGGCGATCCCCTCGGCGACGGAGACCGGCAGGACGGGATCGGCTGAGCCCCAGACGACGAGGGTGCGCTCGGCGGTGACCCGCGGGGGACCGGCGGGCGTGGGCTGTCCCGGCAGCATCGCCCTGAGCCTGGGCCGGGCGGCGCCGCGGTAGTAGCCGAGCATCGCGCTGACCCGGGCCGGGTCGGTGTAGGCCGCGTGGTACTCCGCGCGGCGGTCCGGGTCGAGCTGGTGCCCGGCCTTCCAGCCGATCGACAGCATCGCGTCGACGATGTGGCGGCCACCGGCGCGGAAGGCCAGCTCGGGCAGCACCGGCAGCGCGAGCAGCGGGATGTGGGCGGCGCGCAGCAGCGGCACCTCGCGGTAGGGCGCGTTGAGGACGGCGAGGCGGCGGACCAGCTCCGGGTGCGCGCCCGCGAGACCGAGGGCGAGCGAGCCGCCCCAGTCGTGGCCGACGACGTCGATCGGACCGCTGGTCTCGGCGGTGACGAGCGCGGCCAGCTGCGCGACGACCGAGGCCGGGTCGTAGGGGCCGGTGTAGGCCGAGCCGCCGAGGCCGGGCAGGTCGGGTGCGAGGACGCGGCGACCCGTGGCGGCGATGCGGGGCGCGAGCTCGCTCCACATGGAGGACGTCTCGGGCACGCCGTGCAGCAGGAGCACCGGACGACCGGGGCCCTCGTGCTCGCGCACGAGGAAGCGGGTGTCGGCGACCGTGACGGTGCGGGTCCGGCTCATGCGTAGAACACCCTCTCGACGACCGCGCGAGCCCGTCGGGTCGCACGGCGGTAGTCGTCCAGGAAGTCGCCCTGGGCCCCGGCAGGGTAGCCGAGCGCCCGGGCCACCCCGGCGAGCTCGCGACCGCTCGACGGCAGGGCGGTGGCGGGCCTCCCGCGGACCAGCACGAGGGCGTCGCGGACCCGCGTCGTGAGCCGCCACGCGGTGCTCAGGACCTCGCCGTCGTCCGGGTCGAGCAGCCCGGCGTCGACGGCCGCGGCAAGGGCCGGGAGCGTCGACGTCGTACGCAGCCCCTCGACCTCGAAGGCGTGCTGGAGCTGCAGCAGCTGCACGGTCCACTCGACGTCGGCGAGGCCGCCGTGACCGAGCTTGAGCTGCAGCGAGCGGTCCGCGCCGCGCGGCACCCGCTCGGCCTCGACGCGCGCCTTGATCCGGCGTACCTCGAGCACGTGCTCGGCGGGCAGGCCGCCCTGCGGCCACCGGACCGGTTCCACGTCGGCGAGGAAGCGCTCGGTCACCCCCGGGTCACCGGCGAGCGGCGCGGCGCGCAGCAGGGCCTGCGACTCCCAGACGTGCGACCAGCGGGCGTAGTAGGCGGCGTAGGACTCGACGCTGCGGGTGAGCGGGCCCTGCTTGCCCTCCGGCCGCAGGTCGGCGTCGATGGCGAGCGGCGGGTCGGGGGCGGGCAGCGCGAGCAGCCGCCGGGTCTCGTTGGCGACGTCGTGGGCGAGCGCGGCGGCCTCGGACTCCGGCGTGCCGGGGTCGGCGGCGTGGACGAAGAGCACGTCCGCGTCGGAGCCGTAGCCCTGCTCGTCACCGCCGAGCCGCCCCATCGCGACGACGGCGAGCCGCACCGGCAGCGGCCCGCGTCGCTCGGCCTCCACCTTGCGGGTGGCGACGTCGAGCGCCGCTGCGACCGTCGCAGCGGCGACGCCGGACAACGCCGGACCCGGGTCGTCGAGCAGCCCGAGCAGCTGCGCGCACGCCGTCCGCAGGAGCTCCTGACGGCGCAGGCCGCGCACCGCGGCGACCGCCGACTCCCAGTCGTCGCGACGGCGCACCACGGCGAGGAAGGACGCCGTGAGCTGGTCGCGGTCGCGGGGCACCAGTGCCGTGTCGTCAGCGAGGATCCGCACCGCCTCGGGCGCGCGGGCGAGCAGGTCGGCGACGTAGCGGGAGCCGGCCAGCAGCCGGGCCAGCCGCTCGGCGGCCTCGCCCTCGTCGCGCAGCAGCCGGAGGTACCACGGGGTCGAGCCGAGGGCGTCGGAGACCTGCCGGAACGACAGCAGGCCCGCGTCGGGGTCGGCGGCGCCGGCGAACCAGCCGAGCATCGCCGGCAGCAGCGTCTGCTGGATGGCCGCGCGCCGCGAGACCCCCTCGGTGAGCGCCTCGAGGTGGCGCAGCGCGACCGCCGGCTCGGCGAAGCCCAGCGCCTCGAGCCGCGCCTTCGCCTGCGCCGGCTCGAGCCGCACGTCGTCGGCGGGCAGCCGCGCGACCGCCGACAGCAGCGGCCGGTAGAAGAGCTTCTCGTGCAGCCGCCGGACCTCGCGGGTGAAGCCGGCCCGCTCGCGACGGAAGGTCGTCAGCGCGTCACCGCGGTAGCCGACCGCGCGGGCCAGTCGGCGCAGCGCCGCGTCGTCGTCGGGCGCGGGCAGCAGGTGGGTCCGGCGCAGCCGCTCGAGCTGCAGGCGGTGCTCGACGGTGCGCAGCCAGCGGTAGGCCTCGGCAAGGTGACGGGCGTCCTCGCGTCCGACGTAGCCACCCGCCGCGAGCTGGTCGAGCGCGGTGAGCGTCGTGCCGCTGCGCACCGTCTCGTCGCCGCGACCGTGCACGAGCTGCAGCAGCTGCACCGCGAACTCGATGTCGCGCAGCCCACCGGGTCCGAGCTTGACCTCGCGGTCGGCGCGGTCGCCCGGCAGGGTGCTCTCGACCCGCCGCCGCATCGCCTGCACGTCCTCGACGAAGCCGTCGCGCTCCCCTGCCCGCCAGACCATCGGCGCAACCGCGTCGACGTAGTCCCGGCCGAGCTGCAGGTCGCCGGCGACCGGTCGCGCCTTGAGCAGCGCCTGGAACTCCCAGGTCCTGGCCCACCGCCGGTAGTAGGCCTCGTGACTCGCGAGCGTCCGCACCAG
Encoded here:
- the mptB gene encoding polyprenol phosphomannose-dependent alpha 1,6 mannosyltransferase MptB; protein product: MTAASPSAAVDVERLALRPARLRTDPVIRLGLLGTVLLSLASWARGPYRAPGPLDDVPVLGWLRMTHPGRTLSTVVFYVGIVVLVTAWLRLGRRMTPHDAPPTAWLWRVGALWGAPLLVGLPLASRDVYSYLAQGQLALSGLDPYTQGPAYLPGPLLDAVSTTWWLTPAPYGPGFLIIAEEVSRVSGGGVLVGVAVMRLLAVVSLVALAVLVRRLARSVGVDPARATWLALLNPLVLVHLLGGLHNEVLIVPLVLAGFALALGRHPLLGAGVIALAAAVKVTAVVALPFVAVLWVLHRRQADAPGHATRHAPGHVRTLLGAFVAVGAVGTSVLTALSVLSGYGFTWLTAIGESTSHGSRLSVTSMIGTPVGEVAAWVGGLRAGDRAESLVHLAALALAAWLCVLLLLRRVVSADQVLLRCGLAMVAVAVLGPVFHPWYLLPGLALVAVGGAGVRTTTAMVWTTLVLAVLVRPGGSEVLRPEYPFDLAVAALALLAIAVVKRRDEAPATVTVPVTLPA
- a CDS encoding M14 family metallocarboxypeptidase, whose translation is MDRRQFLALAGSALVVPAAASSSLAGVPASAPRTGFEKRGGASWTTHDEEVAFLKEVAKKSKRVRLEVIGTTAEGRPLHLVTLGNPKPGSTKKPTSMFVGSQHGNEPAGRETGLALLRDLAFTDDKVLLSQLAEQTVLVVPSANPDGRAANTRENSEGVDINRDHLTLSVAESRAIAAVLRDLGPDVVLDLHEYGPSVPVLYDDEILYLWPRNLNVDAGVRDLSRTLAKEYIGKGAIAAGYTADEYGLYKVGPQEVTQTAGDEDEGICRNAVGLRHALGILVESAVSADPRNGPGEVMSEPTLNLRRVASQTQVTRDTLRFMRDQGAIARFVTEGAPGRKKSEGAKRSAPVYFGGADNTPPTAGQVVDPPPSAYVMSKGEVAEIADVLRLHGIRTKPSGSSVRIEMGQAAEPVIPLLLDARGRRHIAEGTPV
- a CDS encoding bifunctional [glutamine synthetase] adenylyltransferase/[glutamine synthetase]-adenylyl-L-tyrosine phosphorylase produces the protein MTGPGQRETGPSLARLGFSDVVGSRAALEELGLWDDAAADDVVLTALADTADPDLTVAALARLAVAVPDRAALLRAVREQEGLRLRLLAVLGASAALGDHLVGHPADWQVLVDDEASSSRPSLYGLQSQLLAAVGAPLGDALPWGSGGARARLTGRAAVGALRTAYRRCLLGLAARDLSGAVAVEDVAGELADLAAATLSAGLAVALAELPQDAAGCRLAVVGMGKCGGRELNYVSDVDVVFVAEPMEGVDEQAALRTATQLASAMMRVCGEAAWPVDAALRPEGKAGPLVRTLASHEAYYRRWARTWEFQALLKARPVAGDLQLGRDYVDAVAPMVWRAGERDGFVEDVQAMRRRVESTLPGDRADREVKLGPGGLRDIEFAVQLLQLVHGRGDETVRSGTTLTALDQLAAGGYVGREDARHLAEAYRWLRTVEHRLQLERLRRTHLLPAPDDDAALRRLARAVGYRGDALTTFRRERAGFTREVRRLHEKLFYRPLLSAVARLPADDVRLEPAQAKARLEALGFAEPAVALRHLEALTEGVSRRAAIQQTLLPAMLGWFAGAADPDAGLLSFRQVSDALGSTPWYLRLLRDEGEAAERLARLLAGSRYVADLLARAPEAVRILADDTALVPRDRDQLTASFLAVVRRRDDWESAVAAVRGLRRQELLRTACAQLLGLLDDPGPALSGVAAATVAAALDVATRKVEAERRGPLPVRLAVVAMGRLGGDEQGYGSDADVLFVHAADPGTPESEAAALAHDVANETRRLLALPAPDPPLAIDADLRPEGKQGPLTRSVESYAAYYARWSHVWESQALLRAAPLAGDPGVTERFLADVEPVRWPQGGLPAEHVLEVRRIKARVEAERVPRGADRSLQLKLGHGGLADVEWTVQLLQLQHAFEVEGLRTTSTLPALAAAVDAGLLDPDDGEVLSTAWRLTTRVRDALVLVRGRPATALPSSGRELAGVARALGYPAGAQGDFLDDYRRATRRARAVVERVFYA
- a CDS encoding alpha/beta hydrolase, which encodes MSRTRTVTVADTRFLVREHEGPGRPVLLLHGVPETSSMWSELAPRIAATGRRVLAPDLPGLGGSAYTGPYDPASVVAQLAALVTAETSGPIDVVGHDWGGSLALGLAGAHPELVRRLAVLNAPYREVPLLRAAHIPLLALPVLPELAFRAGGRHIVDAMLSIGWKAGHQLDPDRRAEYHAAYTDPARVSAMLGYYRGAARPRLRAMLPGQPTPAGPPRVTAERTLVVWGSADPVLPVSVAEGIARDLGPECVVVTIPGAGHFVVEEAPEVVASTLLDFLGDPAGGPAAEGAPTPAPKASTSTRAPRAPRKKPAA